The Solanum lycopersicum chromosome 2, SLM_r2.1 DNA window CAACTTGACAACATATCATTCTCAATAACAGTTCATGAAGTCTGATTGTAGCTATATTAAGATGAAGTTCTATTCAAATACTTGCAGGTTTGAATTCCAGATGCAGTATGGATCCATTGGCTGGTCAGTCGGTGCTACTCTCGGTTATGCTCAGGCTGCTAAAGATAAACGTATCATTGCCTGCATCGGGGATGGAAGCTTCCAGGTCGGTTGCTCATATTGGTTGTGAACTTATGATCATACTCTCAACTGTCATCATTTTTTGCTGTTCAAGACTCATTAGCATACTAGTTTTTCTTAAAGTGAATTATGAGAAACATAATTGATAAAGCTAAAACTCTTTTTGGCAACATAGGTTACTGCTCAGGATATATCAACCATGATAAGATGTGCacaaaagaatattatatttctCATCAACAACGGAGGTTATACCATTGAAGTAGAGATTCATGATGGCCCATATAACGTGATTAAGAATTGGGACTACACTGGTCTTGTGAATGCTATCCATAATGGCGAAGGCAAATGTTGGACTGCAAAGGTCAGTATTTAGGACATAGTGTAACATTTTCTCCCACTGTTCAATTACATGCACCTATACAGAAATTTATGAGATATATCCTTGCAGGTAAAGACGGAGGAGGACCTAACTGAGGCTATAGCAACAGCGACAAGCACACACAAGGACTCCTTGTGTTTCATTGAAGTCTTTGTGCACAAGGATGATACTAGCAAAGAGCTTTTGGAATGGGGATCGCGTGTTTCTGCAGCTAATAGCCGTCCTCCTAATCCTCAGTAGCGATCTATCGTTCTCCAAAATAAGATACCAGGAAAAGGCTTAAGAATTTGAATGTTTTTCCTTAGTTAATAGTTATGTCCTGCTTTTGTATTCTATAACTTAGAAGAATCATCGTCCATGAAATGTACCACACGTCTctattatcaataataatattgttgatCACTTTTCATTTCTCACGTGGCCACATGAATGAAAAGTTTCTTTTCTATCAGCCATGATTGCTGAATGGAAAGGCACAATGAAACCCCACAGGGTCACTATATATGTCACAAGTTAATCGAACATAGATTAAACCTGCTGACACTGTTGCATTGCTAATGGTTGTTAATGCATATAACTTAAATCTATTAGTTATATAGTATGAACAATAATTAATGACGACATATGAGTCTTTGACCATCTAGAATGACTTCCTCACTTTATGCTGTTATATTTCCCTAATTATGTTTCCAATGCCATATGGAAAACACCTCTAAAGAGCTTCGACTTTTTGTTCCTTTTACAACTCGAATCTAAAATTGGAACAAGTGAATGTACTAATTAGGTTTTATGAAAGGGACTTGTATAAGAATTGGCATCTAAATGAGGCTGACAATTGGGAATTGAATGCATCCAAATAATAACACAAATTTGATTGAAACAGATGAGTAGGAGGGCAGTACTGTGAGATGCTTTTAATTGAATGCGTTTGCTGCCAATAGAACTGACAAAGTATCAGTAGAGTAGCATTAACAATCTAGACTTTTATGAATACGACACTGATGATGTACCTAAGTTACAATCACTGCTTCTAGATCCTGTGTGCTAACTGAAAATAGCCAAATCTTTGAGAAAAACCCAACTTTCTTATATCCCTTTAATTTGATTCTTTGATAGCTACAACACCAAATATACATGACATATTTTTCGTAATTCGCATCTTGGTCTTTCTTTCATTAATTCAAAGTATCTTCTTCCTCTTGCCCTTAGCTCTATCTAAACTATTCATCTAGTCGTTTGGTTGGTGGGATTAGGTGGGTTATACCGATTTAAAATTTGAGActaaatttatactatattatatttGGTTGGAAGTATTAATCAGGTCGATTACTTATCTCATAGTATATATGAGATAAGTTATCAAGGTTATCGTCCTAATCTTAATCGCAATAATATAACTTTTTGATGAAGAGCTGATCATCCAATTAAGGCAAAATTACAAGAATGATAATTTGACAGAAGCTTAAAAATAGTAACCTCAGAAATTCTACATTACATCCACTCAACATAGGTTTCAGCTTCTGAGAGAAGTGAAGAAGATTATGAAAAGAAATGCTAGCTTTGAATATTGATAATCCAGAGGCAGTGGGTCAAGAAGCAGTAAAAAATGTAGCCTGCTCCTCTTCCCCTTGAATTCTTGAAGCACTAGAAATTATTCCTGAGAAACCATCATTGGAAAATCCATATGAAAGGGTCTCAAGTTGTGTGCTTAATGGATCACTCATTAGAGGGAAGAAACTGGACTGAAGGGGTTCCCTGTGAGAAAACACCTGGTTTTGACTTAAAACTGATGGGAAATGATTAACTGAAGTGGTGGTGAAGAACCTGCCTTGATGATGATTACCAGAGGATAGGACTGTGTCATCTTGTAAAGACTGGAAATTGAGAAAATGCCCATGTGGGTGGCTCTGGAGATCACTTAAAAATGGAATCTTGAAACCATCAGATGATGAAAACAAGTTTGGGATGTCATAATTCACCTCTTGCTGGTTGTCTTGAACTCCACATTCAGAATTGGGAACACCTCTGTTTTCTTGGCTAAATTCTGGACTCTGTTCTTGATCAAATGAATATTGCATTTTTTGGGGATTTAGTTTAGTAGAGTGAAAATTATTAGGGAACTCACCAAGAGCATCAATTGCAGCTTTAGCTTCTTTAATCAGCCAATCAATAGCCTTACTTGGACGGTCATACCCAAGCCTATCTTGCACATCATAGAACTGAATTGCAGTGTTTGGTGAAAGCCTAACTCGTCGATCCTTCGGACCTTTTGCAGTTGAAACCTTACTGTGTCTGTCTTTCCTTCCCGTGGCTCGAATAATTCGGCCTCCATGGCCTTCTATAACATCTGTTTTAGCTCTCTTTGGCTTCATTCTTCTTGTCCCTTTGTTCAATTCTTGTTCACTTACTGTGAAATTAGCCCATTTTTCTGGCTTTTTGCAGAGTGACTGTGGCATCTGCTGGTTTTGGTAGTGACTTTGAAGGTTTCCAAtgtcattttcttgaaaaacttcctcttcctcctcctcttcttcttctgatCCATCTTCTTCATCTGATACTTGAAACTGATGATTCATTGGAGGATTCAGATTGGAAGTAATCTATTCTCTCTTCCACCTTTTATCTTTTTAGTGTTTGGAAACTTTGCAAATGGCAATGGCAATGACAGCTTTAATAATAAAGTCACTGCCACTTTGGGCCCTTAAATTTTAGCTTTACATAAGCTAATTGTAAGGTTGTAAGTTGTAACTACTAAGTAGTAAGTCCAAAAGGATTGATGCAAAATATCATGGAAATTTAACAGGCTTTCGATGCGAATTGGATTTAGTAGAGTCCAAAGTAGGTACCAGAATTCGGGTGGGAATCAAAATTTTTTGTAAAGAATGTGAGCAAAAGCAAGTACAAACACACAAGTATAGTAGAGCATATAAGACTTTCAGGTGTGTGCCCCAGTTTGGTTAAATTTATGTCACCATCATTTATGGAGATAAAATTAtacataacaacaaaaatattgagcaaatgaaaatgaagagagaCCATTTTACCTTCATGCATCTGGGCCCtagaggaaaaaaataaataaaaataacactagTACATTTGGTACATTCCTCACTCATAATTAAACAAATGACTTTAACTTAAAAGAGTTTAAAATTAATGGGGTAAAGACTAAAGTAATGTTTATCTTTTTGTATATAAAGGTTGCACTTTTAGTTAAAAACATTCACTATTATTTACCCTTCATCATTTACAACAAGGTTGCACTTTTAGTTAAAAACATTCACTATTATTTACCCTTCATCATTTACAACATTCCCTATTGGGCTATTTATATCGTGTGAAATATCACTATAATGTGTCGATTTTCATATGATTATCGTTCTAACATTCATGTTCATTAGAACTCATGGTGTCTAGAACTTacatatgtaaaaaaataaagcatATATAAATAGAGTTAATTAACAAGTATACAACTAtacctattttttaatttcctgTCTTGTGCCTACTTTTTTTTCATCTCcaaatgacaaactaataaatcgaattaaatgttataatcacattttgatttaattgtactctGTAGCATATTATTTGCCGGTCTCTCTCCCTTAAACTTTCGCTCGCTCGctcacaaatgtataaaatgctTTTGTATTTGTACAAATCGAgacataattgtatatatacatatatttttatcccCTCACCCAGATATCGCTTTCTAATCTCGCCTttatcgcttatacaaacagaaacgaaatgtataaattgtgttcctgtttgtataaagcgagagaaaattgtatacacatgcaaatacatatattttcgtcctatacacttataattatacaatacaaatattccgctgtccaattttcttttgtctttctctctttctcgttttatacatacacaaattatacaattgatttgtatacaactgctttcttcttatatgtatagcgaatttactattggtttctttgtatatgtatagcgaattatacaactgtttttttatatatgtaaatatacatatttatgtttgttatggagtaataatgcaaaatttatagcatacaaatatgcttttatgtttgctatatgtgatagTTGTTCAGTTTAATTTACGTTCCGCAAAATCCATTCGAAATTGCATGCTCCCAGCAGAATTTCTCCCGGCCTAAATAATTGATGGCCAATGTCCCAACAAGGTAAAAAACCAACTCATTTTACTCTTTGAGATTCACATCGATCTCCCTTTTTCTTATGACATTCATACAGCCCCTCCGTACAAAAAGTTATTACTACTGTTGTTTACTTACTTTATTAACCTGCTCGATCGCCAGAAAATACTTGAccgaaattaattaattaccaagATTAAAGCATCCATCTTTACAGTAGTAAATCCATGAGAGTAGGTTACtgaattgaaattttgaaaatgaatgtGACCCTCTATCCCTGCTttatttcttgatgttttgCATGTCGTGGTAGAGTcagaatttttctttttgagtgGAATAATATTACAATTAGAAATTAAACCTACgatataaagtaatttttttggtACCCTTTATTACTCTACATAAAGTTTCTTCTTGTGTgtgataattttcttttatttatatgtgtAGCATACTTTTAACTTATTAGAAAAATACGCAAGTACTATGGGCCTATTTGCTTCAATTCAATTTGTACAATGGTTCTGTTGTGGTATACTGCTCTATGgctttactttataaaatatcccaaattagATTGTACTTTCtctttagtttgtttttttattttaaatccttatgtttcatataattttaatttagaatcacaattatttttatatgttcaaaattataagattaaaaaatattttaataaatttgacataattttaatttagaactataatttttataaaattaaaaaatctttatatttttttttataaattttatattaaattaaagtagatcattatttttaaaacgaAGAAAACAGGTGGTCGACCCGTTTAATTTGAGGGCCCTCCTGGGCTTAAGGAGCGATAACAAATTGCATGCGTGCATGTGCATGGTCTTTTCTTACCAACTGTAgtactatatattatatcacGTGAATCCCTTCAGATCCTCCCTTTTCATGCTCTAATTTTATCATTCACTACTCTACCATGTGATGAatacctttttctccttttccttttttttttttttggttttttccattttaaagagttttttttttaaaatagtcaCTCAAATAATAggtattattttgaaatagttattttatttattgaagaTAATTGAAAGCaaaaatatatgtgtttttataagataataaaataactattaatTTTGTGATTATCAGAAATCGAAACGCATTTTAAGTTGAGGCCTAATCTTATGTATATAGCTTGTATGTATAATGATTGATAACCAATGTATTTTTGTAAAGGAAATGATTGAATAGGGTACCACTAACCCCTTGTTATGTTGGTTGATTAacttgatatataaaaaaattgtttgaaaaatttatttgtgaTACTAACATGCAAAATTGTTAAAGAATGATAAAAAGACACTTAATGAAATGAGTGCATTCCATATAAGATTTGGACGAGTTTTGTCTCTTTGagttagtttaaaaataataattataaggcTAGTAGAGCTAAAATACGCAACcttaaaaatttattacaatCTCTTTACCATTAAACAAAACTTTCAACTTGTATTATTAGGTGTTAATACTTATATAAatctttattaaattaaaatttaacctttatatatatataaaatttttcaataaatgtgCATTGGTATTTGGTTCGATACTCCTTAAGCAAGGTGGCTCCGCCCCTGGTGGTACTCACGTTTCATAGGAATACAAAGAAGTACTAATTTGGAggctttgaaaataaaatgagttttccCTATGAgaagaaataagaaattatcTAAATTGTCGGTACTTCAATTAATCcgtaatcatcatataaaaataatacttagcTTAATTAGTGACAAATTACGCTTTTATAGATTTAGTTTTCTCTAATCTAATCCATGATTTCCTAAATAATTCCTTTGTTACGGCCAATAAATAACTATAGTCAGCCTATAAGCTGAAAAGGGTCtaaataaaactaaaagaaaagcTGCATAATTGACTTCAATTAGTTGAACATTCATTAAGATATTTTATATAGCTACTGTTACGTCTAATATTATTGCCCCTATTCCTTTTATTAAGGAGTatacttagttatttttatctACTTTTTCCCCTCCACCACGTGATCTATATGCATCTATGTCTCAAAATGGTCAAATCAATAAATACTAAGATAATGTTTAATACAAGGGTGTTCACGATTTggataaaaatcaattcaaataaaaaaaattaaactaaactgataaaaataaaccaattttatttggatttagtctgatttgattttagatttttgaaaattgataatatttgaattgattataGTTTTATTCGAAaagatcaaaaaaataatcgaaccgaattgataaaataaaatacatatattttattataaatatttaatatattattttataaacaattttaaaggtcttatttatattttcatcaaaatttcttTATGACTTGCTTGTAGAAAGCAAAAACAtgaaatgtgaaaacatttattttattggttTCATGTATATGAGTATCTATGACAATTCTTTATTGGACTGAAAATGTTAATGTCtctttgtttgattttaaaGCTTTATTCATGATAAATTCAGTGATCGAAAGTTGAGTAATTTCAGTCATTCTAACTTTGTTTTGTTTGGACTGGAATCTTGTCACTTTTTTTACATTTAGAatgaattgtttcttttatttttgtttatggtTAAAACCGAATAACCGAACTAAAGTCAATAACCACCAAAACGATATATCTATATAATATTTGGTTTTGTTAATTATAAAATCGATCaagttgatttgattttaattttgaccaATAATTGATTCGAATCAACCCATGAGCACCCCTACACACTTATCGCTTAATTTTGGTTAATACTAATTTTTCActgttaaattaaatttgtttgatttagtTCATAAATAATCAtcagtaatatatatatatatataataactttCTCTACATTAACTTTAGGCCAAACAATAtagtatatatttcatatatagcGGAGATAATTGCTATTAGGCAAAAAAAGACggaaaataaaaggaaacaaGGCAAATAATTAATTCTCATAGTTAAGTTGCTTCATAGTATCTTTTTAGGCATGCATATAAAGGTTAACTAGATGAATTAGAAACAGAATTCAGAACCCACGCCGTATTTCAGTTGcttcattttatctttttaggcatgcattttcttttgaattttcaagTATTTGTAAGATACGGCCCATTACTTTTTCATCATCTTTCACATGTATTTAATGTTCATAAAGTGAAAAACTGTTGCTTCAACTACGCAAAATAGAGAGCCCGACATCAAAATAGACACGACAGACAttgtatacaaaaaaaaaaaagtggccTTTTTGGCTCCGGACTGCAAATTAGATGCAGAGTTTTTTGCTATATGCTACTCATTAAATTAAACGATAAATAGATAAAAGGAACAGAATTTTCTGAGCACGCCAAGCTATAATATAAATTCTCTTGAATGAGACGTGATATCTACACACATGTTAACCTATGAATAACTTATCATCTCAGATAAACATATGAAGAGAAGAATTTGGAAATATAAAGAACACAATGACAAACTCTCAGTCCAGTGATTATAACTTACAAGTTTTTTTTCACCTTCATCACCAGCAAAATGCATAACCCGAAATGTCTAGGCTTCGTATTTTCAGTAAGCTTCGATTACCATCTATTGTTTTTCACTGCTGGTCTCCTTAACTTCGTTGCTCATCACTTTTTGTGCAGCTACTTCATTGGACTTTTTAGCCTTTATAGTGCCTTTCCCATTGAGAGAAGTTAATATAACAGAAACTGGTGTTTTCTTTATCGGGCTTGTAGTACTTTTAGTGTTCTTGTTTGCTTTGTCGTTGACTTTCTTTGGACTTGCATGAACAAGAGCTCGGCTTTCCCATG harbors:
- the TCP1 gene encoding TCP transcription factor 1 (The RefSeq protein has 1 substitution compared to this genomic sequence), whose translation is MNHQFQVSDEEDGSEEEEEEEEEVFQENDIGNLQSHYQNQQMPQSLCKKPEKWANFTVSEQELNKGTRRMKPKRAKTDVIEGHGGRIIRATGRKDRHSKVSTAKGPKDRRVRLSPNTAIQFYDVQDRLGYDRPSKAIDWLIKEAKAAIDALGEFPNNFHSTKLNPQKMQYSFDQEQSPEFSQENRGVPNSECGVQDNQQEVNYDIPNLFSSSDGFKIPFLSDLQSHPHGHFLNFQSLQDDTVLSSGNHHQGRFFTTTSVNHFPSVLSQNQVFSHREPLQSSFFPLMSDPLSTQLEILSYGFSNDGFSGIISSASRIQGEEEQATFFTAS